One part of the Mesorhizobium sp. NBSH29 genome encodes these proteins:
- a CDS encoding site-specific integrase, with protein sequence MAIRKRSPIDRRFAVSGAQSETAISRLPANTIMFVDAWGNPIQRFDFDQLLGVPLDLRAFLADAFREHCAAQTPATRRTTWVAVRRFARFVAYDGMISEAGDIDTAAIGRYVLWLKKEGASRAPRGAHAVAFDVLRPLLMWCQRNRPHALAPDLDIPWNAFPSRRTSQQPRRRLPADQIKAILRACYEQIDEAWARFQHGQEVIGRAELPPKTLRGQGLDRWIWRIAKIEGGLMPDNATLDEHGIKPSTLVKFWGGTRTVTQYFHITTDTLVPFFLAIAIQTAANPDALRHIHRDCLVPHPLDEYRVIVDWTKARTGGRLQKAQRRSFDRRRRYAAPNLIDKMLALTAPIVATAPPGEQDRLFLTRSVHKEHARRILGSRTGVIEHSLLRRAILRFIERANRRIEAWNALHPDKPREAIANFAPALFRGTVATEHYRASGGDVLVAQSLLNHASVATTETYLRSEETTRFQRQTIARLQEMMIAWVRGSDRSEPVPAVATVNGTAPFGHDCLAPIVSGGDGNTRLCPRFGGCLSCPGLVIPIDADHLARVLAAITRFEQARDRLEPRRWNLLYAPSWRILTQDILPDFPVELYESARSLAAAMPPLPELE encoded by the coding sequence ATGGCCATCCGTAAGAGAAGCCCGATAGATCGCCGGTTCGCGGTTTCCGGCGCGCAGTCGGAGACCGCCATTTCCCGGTTGCCGGCGAACACGATCATGTTTGTGGACGCGTGGGGCAACCCCATACAACGCTTCGACTTTGATCAACTCCTCGGTGTGCCTCTCGATCTGCGCGCGTTTCTGGCCGATGCCTTTCGCGAGCATTGTGCCGCTCAGACGCCGGCAACGCGCCGCACGACCTGGGTAGCCGTCCGCCGTTTCGCCCGCTTCGTCGCCTACGACGGCATGATCAGCGAAGCCGGCGACATCGATACCGCGGCGATCGGCCGGTATGTGCTCTGGCTCAAGAAGGAAGGCGCATCACGTGCACCACGAGGTGCACATGCCGTCGCTTTCGATGTTCTGCGGCCCTTGCTGATGTGGTGTCAGCGCAATCGGCCGCACGCACTCGCGCCTGATCTCGATATTCCCTGGAACGCATTTCCGAGCCGCCGCACCAGCCAGCAACCACGACGCAGGCTCCCCGCCGATCAGATCAAGGCGATCCTTCGCGCCTGCTACGAGCAGATCGATGAGGCATGGGCACGCTTCCAGCACGGTCAGGAGGTCATTGGCCGCGCCGAACTGCCGCCGAAGACGCTGCGCGGTCAGGGCCTCGACCGATGGATATGGCGCATTGCGAAGATCGAAGGCGGCCTGATGCCGGACAATGCCACACTCGATGAGCACGGCATCAAGCCCAGCACGCTGGTCAAGTTCTGGGGCGGAACGCGTACCGTGACCCAGTATTTCCACATCACCACCGACACGCTGGTGCCGTTCTTCCTGGCGATCGCCATCCAGACAGCCGCCAATCCCGACGCGCTGCGCCATATCCACCGAGACTGCCTCGTCCCGCATCCGCTCGACGAATATCGCGTCATCGTCGACTGGACCAAAGCCCGCACCGGAGGCCGTCTCCAGAAGGCGCAGCGCCGTTCCTTCGACCGGCGCCGGCGTTATGCCGCGCCGAACCTGATCGACAAGATGCTGGCCCTGACGGCGCCGATCGTCGCCACGGCACCGCCGGGTGAACAGGATCGGCTTTTCCTGACGCGCAGCGTCCACAAGGAGCACGCTCGCCGTATACTTGGAAGCCGCACAGGAGTTATCGAACATTCTCTCCTGAGACGGGCAATCCTCAGATTCATCGAGCGCGCAAACCGCCGGATCGAGGCGTGGAATGCACTCCATCCCGACAAGCCGCGCGAGGCGATCGCCAACTTCGCGCCGGCACTGTTCCGGGGAACTGTCGCCACGGAGCACTATCGTGCCTCTGGTGGAGACGTTCTCGTCGCCCAATCGCTTCTGAACCACGCCAGTGTCGCGACGACCGAGACCTATCTCAGGAGCGAGGAGACGACCCGCTTCCAGCGCCAGACGATCGCCCGCCTGCAAGAGATGATGATCGCATGGGTTCGCGGCTCCGACAGAAGCGAACCCGTGCCGGCCGTCGCGACGGTGAACGGAACCGCTCCGTTCGGCCATGACTGCCTTGCCCCGATCGTGTCGGGCGGCGACGGCAACACCCGCCTTTGCCCGCGTTTCGGCGGCTGCCTGTCCTGTCCCGGCCTCGTAATCCCAATCGACGCGGACCATCTGGCACGTGTGCTTGCAGCAATCACCCGCTTCGAGCAGGCCCGCGACCGGCTCGAACCCCGCCGCTGGAACCTTCTCTATGCGCCGTCATGGCGCATTCTCACTCAGGACATCCTGCCGGATTTCCCGGTGGAACTATATGAGTCCGCGCGTAGTCTCGCCGCCGCCATGCCGCCCCTGCCGGAGCTGGAGTAG
- a CDS encoding integrase yields the protein MWSDPQWQFEGLRPGQRLSQLRFDWDFPLPDGSRFTAPSWHRWLEDARTFLWSLRADPPRGRRRLRVQTLVSAGQKLRILICWMAGEGMRGFGGLDQENARRFLGFIAARVTVKGNRVTASTRHAYANLIAALWLQRGKLGDPPPEHPYDGERASAFSGFNRFSNQRLPFTPDAIAVPLLSSAIRLIGQPADDVIALRDQASSLYLERRAAGFSTSSTRQPVLKLVAAFEFSHIDGEDAPWHPPVIGTKQVRFLVDRIYEACFVVISYLVGARVSEILALETGCIEQNRSADGTEVLSYLRGRIFKTAADDAGQPHLWAAPQAVLRAIDVLERLSAPLRQQIGRTELWLAMQGHGILDTRPLDVVTSSTLVSRLNSYFAPFVALPDHADGSAWHLTTHQGRKTFARFVGKRDRTGLHALQHHFGHVTRIMTDSAYVGTDFDLGELVDAQTLEETRSALEELLTTSRLGGKAGRLLSSRSRFRGRTRDGELAAYVDFLIKDSGMRLGVCDWGYCVYRAESAACMGDERGPNPVWRTESVCMNCANFAVTERHRPVWQARLDRNLALIADQRLDDASSALAITRIAECERILSDLSTTEQSLGQATRRKPA from the coding sequence TTGTGGTCAGACCCGCAATGGCAGTTCGAGGGGCTTCGCCCCGGCCAGCGCCTCTCCCAACTGCGCTTCGACTGGGATTTCCCGTTGCCTGACGGCAGCCGCTTCACCGCGCCGAGCTGGCATCGGTGGCTGGAAGATGCACGCACCTTCCTATGGTCGCTTCGCGCCGATCCACCACGAGGCCGCCGCCGGCTTCGCGTCCAGACCCTCGTATCGGCCGGGCAGAAGCTGCGCATCCTGATCTGCTGGATGGCCGGTGAGGGCATGCGCGGTTTCGGCGGCCTCGATCAGGAGAACGCCCGGCGTTTCCTCGGCTTCATTGCCGCCCGGGTCACCGTCAAGGGCAATCGTGTCACCGCAAGCACACGCCATGCCTACGCGAACCTCATTGCTGCGCTCTGGCTGCAACGCGGTAAGCTCGGCGATCCGCCGCCGGAACATCCCTACGACGGCGAGCGCGCCAGCGCGTTTTCCGGATTCAACAGGTTTTCGAACCAACGATTGCCCTTCACACCAGACGCCATCGCGGTTCCCCTTTTGTCGAGCGCCATCCGTTTGATCGGCCAGCCGGCCGACGACGTGATCGCGCTTCGCGACCAGGCCTCGAGCCTCTATCTGGAGCGTCGGGCCGCAGGGTTTTCCACCTCATCGACCCGACAGCCCGTATTGAAGCTGGTCGCCGCTTTCGAGTTTTCACATATCGATGGCGAGGATGCTCCGTGGCATCCGCCGGTCATCGGCACCAAGCAGGTTCGCTTTCTTGTCGACCGGATCTACGAGGCCTGCTTTGTCGTCATTTCCTATCTCGTCGGCGCAAGGGTTTCCGAGATCCTCGCCCTGGAAACCGGTTGCATCGAGCAGAATCGCTCGGCCGACGGAACGGAAGTTCTTTCCTATCTTCGTGGACGCATTTTCAAGACCGCCGCCGACGATGCGGGCCAGCCGCATCTGTGGGCCGCCCCGCAGGCCGTACTTCGGGCTATCGATGTGCTGGAGCGTCTTTCCGCTCCCTTGCGCCAGCAGATCGGCCGCACCGAACTCTGGCTGGCCATGCAGGGTCACGGCATCCTCGACACGCGCCCCCTCGACGTCGTGACCAGCAGCACGCTCGTGTCGCGCCTCAACAGCTATTTCGCACCGTTCGTCGCGCTTCCCGATCATGCCGACGGCAGCGCCTGGCATCTGACCACCCATCAGGGCCGCAAGACCTTTGCCCGCTTCGTCGGCAAGCGCGACCGCACCGGCCTGCACGCCCTGCAGCACCATTTCGGGCATGTGACGCGCATCATGACCGACAGCGCCTATGTCGGGACGGATTTCGATCTCGGCGAGCTCGTGGATGCCCAAACCCTCGAAGAGACACGATCCGCTCTCGAGGAACTGCTCACCACCTCGCGCCTCGGCGGCAAGGCCGGACGTTTGCTGTCATCGCGATCGCGCTTCCGGGGCCGCACCCGCGACGGCGAACTTGCCGCCTATGTCGATTTCCTCATCAAGGACAGCGGCATGCGGCTCGGCGTCTGCGATTGGGGCTACTGCGTCTACCGTGCCGAATCCGCCGCCTGCATGGGCGACGAGCGCGGCCCAAATCCCGTGTGGCGAACTGAGAGCGTCTGCATGAACTGCGCCAACTTCGCCGTCACCGAGCGCCATCGGCCCGTCTGGCAGGCGCGCCTCGACCGCAATCTCGCGCTCATCGCCGATCAGCGTCTCGATGATGCCAGCAGTGCTCTCGCCATCACGCGCATCGCCGAATGCGAGCGCATCCTGTCCGATCTTTCCACAACGGAGCAATCGCTTGGCCAAGCAACCCGTCGCAAACCCGCATGA